Proteins from one Balaenoptera musculus isolate JJ_BM4_2016_0621 chromosome 7, mBalMus1.pri.v3, whole genome shotgun sequence genomic window:
- the LOC118897802 gene encoding LOW QUALITY PROTEIN: 28S ribosomal protein S31, mitochondrial-like (The sequence of the model RefSeq protein was modified relative to this genomic sequence to represent the inferred CDS: inserted 1 base in 1 codon; substituted 1 base at 1 genomic stop codon), which produces MSPRFWPRLPLCSGGPAVSAAAIVLLASLHGTVRTKNNIQRYFGTNSVIYSKKDGQSVPTREISKETKSQHSXKENAXKDLVNILKGMKVELSTVNVQTTKPPNRRQLKSLEASIGRLQKAPEDAPQKRSESRSPELVAAASAVADSLPFDKQMTKSELLKQLQQREEGSRARRVGERPKISFTNIISDMKVARSATARVSPRPVHQIQFDEGTDDFVGQEKAAHLRKSFRKNIFKGKRLNIFELKAVTEEAPETEAAPSLWDVEFSKQLAAVNEQPFQNGFEEMIQSTKEGKLWEFPTNNEAGFDDDGSEFHEHIFLDKYLEDFPKQGPIRHFMELMTCGLSKDPYLSVKQKVEHIEQFRNYFNEKRDILEESSIQFN; this is translated from the exons ATGTCTCCGAGGTTCTGGCCTCGCCTCCCTTTGTGCTCCGGAGGCCCAGCGGTATCGGCGGCCGCCATCGTGCTGCTCGCGTCTCTGCATGGAACGGTCAGGACAAAAAATAATATCCAAAGATATTTTGGCACTAACAGCGTGATCTATAGCAAGAAAGATGGGCAGTCTGTTCCAACCCGTGAGATTTCCAAGGAGACAAAGAGCCAACACA GAAAGGAGAATGCGTAAAAAGACTTGGTAAATATTCTTAAGGGAATGAAAGTTGAATTAAGCACAgtaaatgtacaaacaacaaagcCACCCAACAGAAGACAACTTAAAAGTCTGGAGGCTTCAATTGGCAGACTTCAGAAAGCTCCAGAAGATGCCCCCCAAAAGAGAAGCGAGTCCCGGAGCCCAGAGTTGGTGGCAGCTGCATCCGCAGTTGCAGACTCTCTCCCTTTTGACAAGCAGATGACCAAGTCGGAGCTGCTCAAGCAGCTCCAGCAGCGCGAGGAAGGCTCGAGGGCACGGAGGGTTGGAGAGAGACCTAAAATTAGTTTCACTAACATCATATCAGATATGAAAGTTGCCAGATCTGCCACAGCGAGAGTTAGCCCAAGACCAGTGCATCAGATTCAGTTTGATGAAGGGACGGATGATTTTGTTGGCCAAGAGAAGGCTGCTCATCTGAGAAAaagttttaggaaaaatatattcaaggGGAAGAGGCTTAATATTTTTGAGCTTAAGGCAGTTACTGAAGAGGCACCTGAAACAGAGGCAGCACCTTCTCTTTGGGATGTAGAATTTTCTAAGCAGTTAGCGGCAGTCAATGAACAACCCTTTCAGAATGGTTTTGAAGAGATGATCCAGTCGACAAAAGAGGGGAAATTGTGGGAGTTCCCAACTAACAACGAAGCAGGTTTTGATGATGACGGTTCAGAATTTCATGAACATATATTTCTGGATAAATACCTGGAGGATTTTCCAAAACAAGGACCAATTCGCCACTTCATGGAGTTGATGACCTGTGGCCTTTCCAAAGACCCATATCTGAGTGTTAAACAGAAGGTTGAACATATAGAGcagtttagaaattattttaatgaaaaacgGGACATTCTAGAAGAAAGCAGCATACAGTTCAATTGA